The following is a genomic window from Canis lupus familiaris isolate Mischka breed German Shepherd chromosome 10, alternate assembly UU_Cfam_GSD_1.0, whole genome shotgun sequence.
TGCTGTCCCTAGACTGGTTGTTCCTCCAGATCGACAGAGACTGCTTCCCTCCTCACTCTTGGAGTCTGTGGTTTCTCCTGAGGTCTCAGGCTCTCCTCCAGGGCAGATCCGAGCCGGGGCCACATACTGCCATCATGATCCTAACCCTCTGACCTTAAAATACTGAATCCTGGAAGAACACAGAACAATAGTCATCTAATTTTATAGGTCCCCCAAATTGTAAAGATTGGCTTAATCACACTGACACATTCCATCATTTTCTAACAAGATACCTCAaatgcagaaaatttttaaaaaagattttgcttatttatttgagagagagagagagagcatgagcaggaggggcagagggagaagcagactccccaccgagcagggagcctgacagtgggctccaccccaggacccccaagatcatgacctgaggtgaaggtagatgcttcagcacgagccactcaggcaccccataatGCAGAGAATTATTTTCAGACAATTGGATGGGTATCTTCCTGCCAGGACAAACAGGAAGGTAGCCTTGCAGTCCTGATGGTGTCCAGCCTCCCTAGGCCTCCTAGACACAcggaggagagaagcaggaggccCCAGGGGAGGTGGAGAGGCCTCCGTGCCAGCCCTGGTGGGTCACTTTCCTGGTGGCTTTGGTCCAGTTCCATCCTCTTGACCCCCAGCAGGAAGCACCGGCCTGGCTCCGCCTGCCTGGGCCGCCTGGACAGCCACACCAGAGAATGTGGCTAGAAGTCAGGGTGCTTCCCGAGCTGAGTCTGGGGGACTAGGTAGGTGGTGGCCAGGTGAAGAGGTGGGAGGTCCAGGCAGAGGGGCCTgcaggggtggaggcagagggggaagtagcCACtttggggaggcagggaaggaggcgGCCTTGCTGGGCAGGGCAAATAACATCCATCTCAGCCCTCTGGCCCCTCGTCCTTACTTGGGGTCACACAACCACCCCTTTCTCCACCTGCCGCATCCCAGCCCTGGCCGCCGCATCTCAGGCAAACCTCAGCCCTGAGTCACTGCTCCTTGTTTTGACGACAGATCGAACGTGTTGTCATAGCTAAGCCACAACAGCCACCCTGCAGTAGAGCCAGAGACACAAAGCACCTGTGAACTTCTTCCTGTCCCACCCACCACAGGAGCAGGGCCGTGGGTGCCAGCTCAGTGGCTTCTCCATGTGTGAATATcgtcttattattattaatattaaagattttatttatttattcatgggagacacatagagagagagagacacagagacacaggcagagggagaagcaggctccctgcggggaccctgatgcaggactcgatcccaggactctgggatcacgacctgagccaaaggcagacgctcaaccgctgagccccccaggcgtcccagcatcATCATATTAATGCAGTACGAGGAAGCCAGTCCGCTGGGACATCCGGCCGATTCCCTGGAACTGTCACCGCCTTAGTTCTTTGGAGGAGGGGCAATCTCTTTAGTTACTTGATAGGAATCTCAAAATATCAGTGGCCAGAGCTTCAGGGGATTGACTGGTTTAGAGGGTCACCTCTGTCCTGTCCCCAAGTCTTCCAGAGGACCTGACCTCACCCAGTGCTCAACAGAGGAGCCCAGAGGAGAGTCCAGCCTGGCCTCACGCCGGCCCCGCATCACGGGCAGGGGGACCCGCGCCTCCCCTTCCCCAACAAGATAAATCTAGCAGCTCCCTCGAGCATCTCAAATGCATGATCTCCTCCCGATTAACAACCTGGCCGGCGTGTTCTTGGCTGCCTGCTGCTGACCTCAATTTAGACCTGTCTGCTGTTCGGCCGCGGGAGCAGGAAGGTGGCAGGGGACGAGGCCCGTGTAGGCTGAGGGGGCCTGTGGGCTGAAGTCTGGGGGTGAGAGGTGGCCGCTGCTGACTCGGGCCTGGAGTCCGACTGCGCCTCGGGAGTCCGCAGGAGGGTGGAGGCCCGGCCCGGCAGGGGCTGCTGtgggcttctttctttctttctttctttctttctttctttctttctttctttctttctttctttctttcttagattttattatttatgagagacacagagacaaagaggcagagacacaggcagagggagaagcaggctccatgcagggagcccgacgtgggactcgatcccgggtctccaggatcacgccctgggctgaaggtggcactaaaccgctgagcgacccaggctgccctgctgtgGAGCTTTCAAATGGGTTTCCCAGGGGCCTGTGATGAGGACGGGTGTCCAGGTATCCAGAGAGGAAGGAGGCTCCCACAGACCCGCCTTTGTAACGGTCATCGAATGTTCTGGTTGTGCCCAAAACGGCTACCTCTGTGTTGACAAAGTCTTCTCCGAGCTCAGATCCGGGGCAAGGTTTGTGTCTGCTGATGCCTGCCGTGCCTCCTCCTTCAGGCTGGGGAGAGCCATGGCTCCCCTCTGTGTGTCTACTGCCAGGGAGTTCGTCCTGCCGGGAAGGGTTCCTTTATTTTGTCTCCGGCCTCCTTGCTCTTTACTTCTCATCCTTCAGCAGCTTTGGGTCTTCTCAAACTGGTGCTTTTATCCAACGTGGCTTCTTGGCCTTTGAGCAGAAGAGCGGTGAGGAGTGTGGGGTCTGGAGTCTGCCTGCCTTGGGCAGGGTTGTAGCTCTCCTCAGTACCTGCTGAGAGATTGAAAGCTAGCAGCTTGACCTGCCTGACCCTCGGACTCTTCCTCTCTGTGAAGTGGAGCTCTGACATATCTGCCTTGGGTGTGTTGGGAGATGGCAAGTTCTATGTGTAAAGCACCTGACCCAACACCTACACTCAGTGACTGCATGAAAGGTGTGAGTGTGAGCTGAGGGCCTCGGAAGGCAGCAGAAGGGCCTCTAGCATCCTGGAGGGTAAGCTCccactctttccttttccttcccctgcAGGAGGGCAGTCGGTGACCCACAGTGGTGACCCCATCTTGGTCTCCCTGGCCAACAAGGCCGTTTCCTTCAACTGCAAAATCACCTACTCGTACACCCCAGAATTCAAGGACTTCACAGTCTGGTACTTTCACGTGGACCTCAAGAGCCAGAGGAGCCTCAACAAGCAGGTTAACTGCCCACCCACCCAGGGCAAGGAGAACCAGACATACACCCTGCAATGCCAGGTCACCCTCAAGCTGCCCAATGCTTCAGCCACGGGCACCTACTACTGCTGCGTGAACTGGCCAAACGTCCACAGAATCAGTGATGGCGTCTTCATTCTGGTCAGAGGTGAGGCTTCCGCGGGGCTCCTCCCAGGGCTAAGGGCCCAGAGCTTTCTCACAGCAGCATTTGGGGCACAGAATCTTAAAATGGGCAATGTCTGCCTCATCTGCCAGCTTTGGCAGAACAGAACATTGTCCTCGGGGGGCCGCTGGTGGTGCAGGTGTGCCGACGTCTACCTTGatctgggaagggcagaggcctgGGATACAGATCTGTGTCTGGCCCCCTCTGGCAGGTGCCTGAGAGGAGTCACCAGCACCTCGGGCTCAGCGTCCCTCTGgcaccatgtgtgtgtgtgtgtggggggcagtgAGTACACAATTGGGCTCGTGCACATGTGTGTCTGCGGCAGCCTGCGATCGAACACTTGGCTCATGTACATATGTCTGGGAAAGGTTCCTAGTTTCATCACATCCCCAAAGGAGCGATGACTGTAAAAAGTTATCATCAGCAAAGCCATGATGCTGTGACCTGCCCCTGTGCTTCCCACCAGTAGGGGTTGGGGTTTGGGAACGCCACCGAGCTGGGCTGGCCAGGGTGTGCTGTGGGCCTGGGCTTCATGGCTTTTATGGGGAGAATGAGATCCTGCGGGCAGGGGCTGCTGTCTGGTAATAGGAAATGTTTGATAAATAACAGACATGGATGTGCCTGGCACGTGGCTGGCACTCTGCAGTTTTTTGTCAGccagatggacggatggatggaggagggggggcgggggagggataAAAGGATGGATGGCTCAAGGGGAGGGGCCGGGCTGTGCCTTTCACCTACCCCTGGTACAGGCCAGCCACCCGCGAGGCCCAGTCCAAACCCATCCCCCCGCCCTCAGCACACCTGCGCATGTGACCATTTCACGTGCCGAAAACAGAAGGCCCCGAGGGATGACGTGACTCGCCCAGGGTCCCGCAGGCAGCTCTCAGGGGGCTGATTCAGCCCAAGGCAGGGACACTTCAGAAGCAAAAGCTATGGTCCTTGCCCCGAACAAGAATCAAGACAGCAGGGACCACTGAGTGGcccagcggttaagcgcctgccttcagcccagggtgtgatcctggagacccgggatcgagtcccgcatcgggctccctgcatggagcctgcttctccctctgcctgtgtctctgcctctctctgtgtctctcatgaataaataaataaaattaaaaaaaagaaaaagaatcaagacaGCTAACACGGAAAAGGGTTTCACCAAAAGCGAGCGTGGGAATGAGGAGCTTGGTAAaggtgggggtttggggggttCCGTGTTGTAGGTGGAGTCCTGGCTAAAGGAGAACATAGGAATTAGGGGCCTAGGGTTTGGCGGGGTGGGGAGCAACCCAGCCTTTCTCAGGTGATTAACCCTCTGCTTCCCTGCAATCCCCCCTAGACACAGGGTACCGAGGACCTCCACAGAACTCCCAGAAGCTCCTGCTCCTTTGCTTCACTGGCCTCCTGACTGCGCTGAGCATCCTGGTCACAGCTCTGCTGCTCTGGAAGAAGGTAGGGGATGCACACGCACAGCAGCGCTGCCCCTCCACCTCATTCACTGTGGCTTCGGGGTACCTCCTGGGGAGCGGAAGggccacccacctgcccccatgGTGTCCCCGTGGGCCTTGGTGAGGGGGCCTGCGACAGGTGTTCCTCATGGCCTCTTACACCCCCGGCCATCCCCATAGTGGGGCCTGTGCCGCCAGCTTCCACTCCCCAGGGCCTTTGGATCTTGTTGCACAAAATCAGGGCTCTTCAGCCATTTCCAGGTCATGGGTCCTCATGAGTACTCAATGGAAGGCTCAAGCCCCATTACTGGCCCGTCAGATTA
Proteins encoded in this region:
- the NFAM1 gene encoding NFAT activation molecule 1 isoform X1 produces the protein MESRPPRRWAPPAASWGPWLLGLLLFPWTLQLTGGQSVTHSGDPILVSLANKAVSFNCKITYSYTPEFKDFTVWYFHVDLKSQRSLNKQVNCPPTQGKENQTYTLQCQVTLKLPNASATGTYYCCVNWPNVHRISDGVFILVRDTGYRGPPQNSQKLLLLCFTGLLTALSILVTALLLWKKRQMQAPREHPALKDPAPSAAARQEQPPEESVYTVLQRRDTEVYSCIQNEARSLPPTQNLLSQKKLNGFLDDSEFNLVYENL